From one Coffea eugenioides isolate CCC68of chromosome 11, Ceug_1.0, whole genome shotgun sequence genomic stretch:
- the LOC113751950 gene encoding uncharacterized protein LOC113751950: MTKNQEEALRRELTELGSVMRTFANKNDGVEQSIRAMEHRRESTDRAIKNLDQKYEGMMNMMAQIMAKLNDKGKEVEGGSSGSETRIAVTTDTAERVGSKGGARLPKMDFPAFDGNSPREWVRRANKYFQIHGVEEGLKSDISQLHFQEKADIWFHGMYHEKGVVPWKELAMAVCERFGEGDPEEAIEEFNKLMQTGSVTEYLEKFEQLKSMVMLSLPGQPDSYYKSCFLSGLKEEIVSMVRMTRPHTLADTIEAAKLQERNLEAIRKTQGKMMHKYTPSPGIPPINKQNFTPHTKMKWPNFQYKKPETFSNQNTKTGTHTANQFRKITPSELSYRREKGLCFKCAEPYTLGHICKQAHLNYMLIDDPWGAGENSDEPGKETEEFCDCPEGELSNQNIEVSIHALAGGTEHKTLKLKGKIAGMEIIILVDSGSTHCFIDERLAETIQLPAIGNPLTVRVANGEQLESRQLQGAVQWEMQGNKFTHQFNTLKLGSCHMVLGVDWLARYSPIKFDFRQLSMRFLQGRQPVELKGEVSKLKLKAIKGSKLTKWRKKQAYGISAQLCVLEEGKEDTEVIPAEMKSLLDKFEGVFAEPQGMPPRRSHDHSIPLKQGATPFQVRPYKCPYVQKSEIERLVKEMLQMGIIQPSNSHFASPVLLVKKKDGSWRFCVDYRQLNELTMKDKFPMPLIDELLDELHGSKYFTKIDLRAGYHQIRVKVEIYTRQLLGLTKAFMNSRLCPLG; the protein is encoded by the coding sequence ATGACTAAGAATCAGGAGGAAGCTCTGAGAAGGGAACTCACTGAGTTGGGGAGTGTGATGAGGACTTTTGCCAATAAAAATGATGGGGTAGAACAGTCGATAAGGGCAATGGAACATAGGCGGGAGAGCACAGATAGGGCCATAAAAAATTTAGATCAGAAATATGAAGGGATGATGAACATGATGGCTCAGATCATGGCCAAACTAAATGACAAAGGAAAGGAGGTAGAAGGGGGTAGTTCTGGGAGTGAGACTAGGATAGCAGTCACCACAGATACAGCTGAGAGGGTGGGGAGTAAAGGTGGAGCCAGGCTACCAAAGATGGACTTCCCTGCATTCGATGGAAACAGCCCCAGAGAGTGGGTTAGAAGGGCGAACAAATACTTCCAGATCCATGGAGTGGAGGAAGGCCTGAAGTCAGACATTTCTCAGCTCCATTTCCAGGAGAAGGCAGACATCTGGTTCCATGGCATGTACCACGAGAAGGGGGTAGTCCCATGGAAGGAACTAGCAATGGCAGTCTGTGAGAGGTTTGGAGAGGGAGATCCAGAGGAGGCCATAGAGGAATTCAACAAACTGATGCAGACAGGAAGTGTCACTGAGTACCTAGAGAAGTTTGAACAACTGAAATCTATGGTAATGTTATCTCTCCCTGGTCAACCTGATTCCTATTACAAATCATGTTTCCTTAGTGGCTTAAAGGAGGAAATAGTAAGTATGGTTAGGATGACCAGACCCCACACCTTAGCAGACACCATTGAGGCTGCAAAATTGCAGGAAAGGAACCTGGAAGCCATTAGGAAAACACAGGGAAAGATGATGCACAAATATACGCCCTCACCTGGTATCCCACCTATTAACAAACAAAACTTCACCCCACATACCAAAATGAAGTGGCCTAACTTCCAGTATAAGAAACCAGAGACTTTTTCCAACCAAAACACCAAAACAGGAACTCATACAGCAAACCAATTCAGAAAAATCACCCCCTCTGAACTAAGTTAcaggagggaaaaggggttgtGTTTCAAGTGTGCAGAGCCATATACACTGGGGCATATCTGCAAACAAGCTCACCTAAATTACATGCTGATAGATGATCCATGGGGAGCAGGGGAGAACTCAGATGAACCAGGGAAGGAGACAGAGGAATTCTGTGATTGTCCAGAAGGGGAATTGAGTAATCAAAACATAGAAGTGTCCATTCATGCGTTGGCAGGAGGGACTGAGCATAAGACACTTAAACTTAAGGGTAAGATAGCAGGAATGGAGATCATAATTCTGGTAGATAGTGGGAGTACTCACTGTTTTATTGATGAGAGGTTAGCAGAAACCATACAACTACCAGCTATTGGGAATCCATTAACAGTCAGGGTTGCCAATGGTGAGCAACTAGAGTCCAGACAGTTACAGGGAGCCGTACAGTGGGAAATGCAGGGAAACAAATTCACACATCAATTCAATACCTTGAAACTAGGAAGCTGTCATATGGTCCTTGGAGTAGATTGGCTAGCCAGGTATAGCCCTATTAAGTTTGATTTCAGGCAGCTCTCCATGAGGTTCCTGCAAGGAAGGCAACCAGTGGAGTTGAAGGGAGAAGTCAGCAAACTCAAGCTCAAGGCCATCAAGGGGAGTAAACTAACAAAATGGAGGAAAAAACAGGCATATGGAATATCTGCCCAGCTGTGTGTGTTGGAGGAAGGGAAGGAGGACACTGAAGTAATACCAGCAGAGATGAAGAGTTTGCTGGACAAATTTGAAGGAGTATTTGCTGAACCTCAAGGCATGCCTCCCAGGAGGAGCCACGACCATAGCATCCCACTGAAGCAAGGAGCTACCCCATTCCAGGTCAGGCCATACAAGTGCCCTTATGTACAGAAATCAGAAATAGAAAGGTTGGTGAAAGAAATGCTACAAATGGGAATCATTCAGCCTAGTAATAGCCATTTTGCATCTCCAGTATTACTAGTCAAGAAAAAAGATGGTAGTTGGAGGTTCTGTGTAGATTACAGACAACTGAATGAACTCACCATGAAGGACAAATTTCCTATGCCTCTAATAGATGAGCTTCTGGATGAACTGCATGGCTCAAAATACttcaccaaaattgacttgAGGGCTGGATATCATCAGATCAGGGTCAAGGTGGAGATATACACAAGACAGCTTTTAGGACTCACCAAGGCCTTTATGAATTCAAGGTTATGCCCTTTGGGCTGA